A genomic window from Arvicola amphibius chromosome 5, mArvAmp1.2, whole genome shotgun sequence includes:
- the Fshb gene encoding follitropin subunit beta produces the protein MKSIRFCILFWCWQAICCQGCELTNITIAVEKEECRFCVSINTTWCAGYCYTRDLVYKDPVRPNTQKICTFKELVYETIRLPGCAHHADSLYTYPVATECHCGKCDSDSTDCTVRGLGPSYCSFGEMEE, from the exons ATGAAGTCGATCCGGTTCTGCATTCTATTCTGGTGCTGGCAAGCAATCTGCTGCCAGGGCTGTGAGTTGACCAACATCACCATTGCAGTAGAGAAGGAAGAGTGTCGCTTCTGCGTCAGCATCAACACCACTTGGTGTGCAGGATACTGCTACACGAGG GATCTGGTGTACAAGGACCCAGTCAGACCCAACACCCAGAAAATATGCACCTTCAAGGAGCTGGTGTACGAGACCATAAGACTGCCTGGCTGTGCTCACCACGCAGACTCCCTCTACACATATCCCGTAGCCACTGAATGTCACTGTGGCAAGTGCGACAGCGACAGCACAGACTGCACCGTGCGAGGCCTGGGCCCCAGCTACTGCTCCTTCGGTGAAATGGAAGAGTAA